CGACGTCCTCCGCCTCCAGTACGAGGACCTGATCGGCACGGCTCACGAACGCACCCGCGCCATCGACGAGTTGGCGAGCTGGCTCGGCACGGACCGCGCACCCCTGCTGGCCCCGGCGGTGCGGGGGATGACCCCCATGAACGCCCTCACGCTGCCGCGGCGCGCGAAGTGGTACGGCAACTACGACGTCCTCAAGGACGCCCTGAACAGCCCCGACGTGCTGTCCCTCGCTGCGGACCTGGGCTACTCGACGGACCTGACCGACTGGCCGTGACCCGCGCCCGGCGGCCGTGACCCCCGCTCACCGGCGGTGCAGCCACGCGAGGAAGTCGGGCGGTGCCAGTGCGGCCGCCCTGGCGTGATACCTCGTCAGCTCGTCGCCGGTCAGCAGGGCCGTGCCGGACCCGGACCCACCCCGCCGGAAGAAGGCCCGGTTGTCACGGGTCGTCCCCAGGGGCTGGATCCGGTCCGCGGCCGCGCGCATCCGGTCGAACGAGGCGGCCGCGACCAGATCGTCCCAGCCGGCGCCTCCGGTGGGGACCCCGAGATGCCGGCCCAGTCGGGCCATCTCACCCGAGAGGTCGGCCGACAGATCCTCGTAGTGGAACAGGAGGATCCCGCCGTCGGTACGGCGGGACCAGGCGTCCGACAGATGCCACAGCACACCCCGCAGGGACGACGGCTGCCCCTCGCGCGGGGGATCCTCCTCCACCCACCGGGCCAGCCACTCCCGCGGTGCCACCTGCCGCTCCCGACGCGGGCCCCCGGGCCCCGGCACACCGCCGGACCGGTCGTGGTTGCCGCTCTGGTGGTACAGCGAGACAGCGGTGTCCAGCGGATGCCGGGCGACGACGACATGGGTGACGTCCGGCGCCGTCACGACGTCGCTCAGCGGCGTATGGGTCTTGATCAGCCGCCGGTGCGACTGACCGGTGAACGCGGCGAACACCTCGTCGCACGGACGCGCCATGTCGTCCAGCCAGGGCGACAGTTGAGGCAGCGGCGCCGGGAGGTCCGGAGTCCGCAGGACCAGCAGGGCGCAGATCATCTGCATCCACGTGGTGCCGCTCTTGGCGGGGGTGCTGATGACGATGTCACCGGACCGGAAGTCGAACCGGCGCCACCGCGCCGTCCGGAGGAACGTCCACAGCGAGAGGGCGGCGGCGCGTCCGCGGTCGGTCAGGACGAGCCGCACCCGTCGGCGGTCGGCCCGGTCCACCCGCAGTTCCAGGTACCCGTGCGTGGTCAGCGCGTCCACCGTCTCGCCGGCCTGCCGGTCGCCGATGCCCAGCACGCGCTTGAGGTCCCCGGCCGCCCCGCCCCGGAACGCCATGGCACCCAGCACGAAGGGCCCGTGCCGCGGAAGGCCGTCGAATCCCGCTGCCGAGAGATGGGCGTCGAGGTCCGCCTCCACGTCCCCCGCCTCCCGGAGCAGGGAGCGGAGCATTTCATCGCTGACGGCAACAGGAAACACATCCGCAGCGTATTGAGCTGCCGTCCCGGCGTCAATGCGTGCAAACTCGACAACGCCCGCCACCCGTCCGGAAATCGAAGCGAAAGCCGAGCATTTCACTTTACGCCCGTCGGCCGTCGTTCCCAGCGGCAGTGATCCTCAGGTAGCGTGCACCGACGCCATTCGGATACCGGAGGGTTCCCATGGATATTGGCGCTATCGATCATCTCGAATGCTATGTGGCCGATGTGGACAGCTCGGCCGACTTCCTCCGCGACGCGTTCGGCTTCCAGGTATGCGGTCGCGGCGGCCCCGACACCGGCCTGACCGGCTGCCGGTCGGTGCTGCTGCGCCAGCACGGGATCAGCCTCCTGCTGACGACGGCCCTGGACGAGCACCACCCGGCAGCCGCCTACGTGGAGCGCCACGGCGACGGAGTCGCCGTCATCGCCGTCACGACCGCCGACGCCCACGCGGCGTTCACCGAAGCCGTGGAGCGCGGAGCGGCCGCGGTGGAACTCCCCGCCGAACTCAAGGGCGACGGAACGCGCGTCGCCACCGCGTCGGTGAGCGGGTTCGGCGACGTCGTCCAGCGGTTCGTCGAGCGGACGGACCCCGCCGGCCCCTTCGCCCCCGGCCTCCTCGTCGAGGAACCTCCCGGGGCCACCGCGCCGGGACTGCTGCGGACCATCGACCACCTCGCCGTGTGCGTCCCCGCCGGCGAACTGGACCGCACGGTGCGCGACTACCAGTCGATATTCGGATTCTCGCAGACTTTCGAGGAACGCATCATCGTCGGTTCCCAGGCGATGGATTCCAAAGTGGTGCAGAGCGAATCCGGAAAAGTAACCCTGACCATTATCGAACCGGACACCACGCGGGAGCCGGGGCAGATCGACGCATTCGTCCGCGCCCACGACGGCGCCGGCGTGCAGCACATCGCTTTCCTCACCGAAGACATAGCGGAGGCCGTACGCGACTGCACGAAACGCGGCGTCCGCTTCCTTTCGACACCTTCCCGCTACTACGACGCGCTGCCCGAGCGGATCGGTGCCCTCGGCGTGCCCCTGGACGAGCTGCGCGAACTCAACATCCTCGCCGACCGCGACCACTGGGGCCTGCTGCTCCAGCTCTTCACCGAGTCACGGCACCCCCGGGGCACCCTCTTCTACGAGCTGATCGACCGGCGCGGCGGGCGCACCTTCGGCAGCAACAACATCAAGGCCCTCTACGAGGCGGTCGACCGACAGCGTGCCGCGGACCCGGAACCGGCCACCTGAGACGAGCGGAGGACCGTGATGGGGCAGACACGGGCACGGACGGAAGAGGCCGACGTCGTCGTGGTGGGAGGCGGCCCGGGCGGCTCGACCGCCGCCGCACTCGTCGCCCTGCGGGGACACCGGGTGGTGCTCCTGGAGAAGGAGAGGTTCCCCAGGTACCAGATCGGCGAATCGCTGCTGCCGGCCACGGTGCACGGAGTCTGCCGCCTCACGGGCGTCGCGGACGAACTCGCCGCCGCCGGCTTCACCAGGAAACGCGGCGGCACCTTCCGCTGGGGGTCGCGACCCGACCCCTGGACCTTCTCCTTCTCGGTCTCGCCCAGGATGGCGGGCCCCTCCTCCTTCGCCTACCAGGTCGAACGCTCGAAGTTCGACCACATCCTCCTCAACCACGCCCGCAGCCTCGGCGTGGACGTCCGCGAGGGCTCCGCCGTCGACCGCGTCCTGGAGGACGGCGAACGGGTGAGCGGCGTCGGCTACAGCGACGAGGCCGGCGAGCGGCACGAGATCACGAGCCGGTACGTCATCGACGCCTCCGGCAACACCAGCCGCCTCTTCACCAACGTCGCCGGCACCAGGAACTACTCGGAGTTCTTCCGCAGCCTCGCCCTCTTCGGCTACTTCACCGGCGGCAAGCGACTCCCGGAACCCAACTCCGGCAACATCCTCTCGGCGGCCTTCAAGAGCGGCTGGTTCTGGTACATCCCCCTGAGCCCCGAACTCACCAGCGTCGGCGCCGTCGTACGCCGTGACATGGCGCAGAAGGTCCAGGGAGACCCCGAGGCGGCACTGCGCGCCCTGATCGACGAATGCCCCCTCGTCAAGGAGTACCTCGCCGACGCCGAACGCGTCCGCACCGGCCAGTACGGGCGGCTGCGGGTGCGCAAGGACTACTCCTACCAGGCCACGTCCTACTGGCGTCCCGGAATGGTCCTCATCGGTGACGCCGCCTGCTTCGTGGACCCGGTGTTCTCCTCCGGGGTCCACCTCGCCACGTTCAGCGCGCTTCTCGCCGCCCGCTCCATCAACAGCGTCCTGGCCGGCACGGTCGGGGAACAGGACGCCTTCCGCGAGTTCGAGGCCCGCTACCGCCGCGAGTACAGCGTCTTCTACGAGTTCCTCGTCTCCTTCTACGACATGAACGTCAGCGAGGCGTCGTACTTCTGGCGGGCGAAGAAGGTCACCGGCAGCTCGGCGGCGGAATTCGAGTCCTTCATCGACCTCGTCGGCGGCGTCGCCTCCGGAGAGGCGACGCTCACCGACGGCCGGACGACCTCGGCCCAACTCAAGTCCAGATCAGCGGAGTTCTCCGGCGCGGTCGACCAGGTCGCCGCGGACGACGGAGGGACCATGGTTCCCCTCTTCCGGTCCGAAGTGGTCCGAAACGCCATGCGACAGGGCGGCCAGGT
The Streptomyces sp. NBC_01723 genome window above contains:
- the hppD gene encoding 4-hydroxyphenylpyruvate dioxygenase — its product is MDIGAIDHLECYVADVDSSADFLRDAFGFQVCGRGGPDTGLTGCRSVLLRQHGISLLLTTALDEHHPAAAYVERHGDGVAVIAVTTADAHAAFTEAVERGAAAVELPAELKGDGTRVATASVSGFGDVVQRFVERTDPAGPFAPGLLVEEPPGATAPGLLRTIDHLAVCVPAGELDRTVRDYQSIFGFSQTFEERIIVGSQAMDSKVVQSESGKVTLTIIEPDTTREPGQIDAFVRAHDGAGVQHIAFLTEDIAEAVRDCTKRGVRFLSTPSRYYDALPERIGALGVPLDELRELNILADRDHWGLLLQLFTESRHPRGTLFYELIDRRGGRTFGSNNIKALYEAVDRQRAADPEPAT
- a CDS encoding sulfotransferase domain-containing protein — translated: MFPVAVSDEMLRSLLREAGDVEADLDAHLSAAGFDGLPRHGPFVLGAMAFRGGAAGDLKRVLGIGDRQAGETVDALTTHGYLELRVDRADRRRVRLVLTDRGRAAALSLWTFLRTARWRRFDFRSGDIVISTPAKSGTTWMQMICALLVLRTPDLPAPLPQLSPWLDDMARPCDEVFAAFTGQSHRRLIKTHTPLSDVVTAPDVTHVVVARHPLDTAVSLYHQSGNHDRSGGVPGPGGPRRERQVAPREWLARWVEEDPPREGQPSSLRGVLWHLSDAWSRRTDGGILLFHYEDLSADLSGEMARLGRHLGVPTGGAGWDDLVAAASFDRMRAAADRIQPLGTTRDNRAFFRRGGSGSGTALLTGDELTRYHARAAALAPPDFLAWLHRR
- a CDS encoding tryptophan 7-halogenase, with translation MGQTRARTEEADVVVVGGGPGGSTAAALVALRGHRVVLLEKERFPRYQIGESLLPATVHGVCRLTGVADELAAAGFTRKRGGTFRWGSRPDPWTFSFSVSPRMAGPSSFAYQVERSKFDHILLNHARSLGVDVREGSAVDRVLEDGERVSGVGYSDEAGERHEITSRYVIDASGNTSRLFTNVAGTRNYSEFFRSLALFGYFTGGKRLPEPNSGNILSAAFKSGWFWYIPLSPELTSVGAVVRRDMAQKVQGDPEAALRALIDECPLVKEYLADAERVRTGQYGRLRVRKDYSYQATSYWRPGMVLIGDAACFVDPVFSSGVHLATFSALLAARSINSVLAGTVGEQDAFREFEARYRREYSVFYEFLVSFYDMNVSEASYFWRAKKVTGSSAAEFESFIDLVGGVASGEATLTDGRTTSAQLKSRSAEFSGAVDQVAADDGGTMVPLFRSEVVRNAMRQGGQVQSHAMLGDDAEDETPLFPGGLIGSPDGLSWQTPKREETPKR